Within Lagopus muta isolate bLagMut1 chromosome 1, bLagMut1 primary, whole genome shotgun sequence, the genomic segment ACTGGAAGCAGCTTCCATGGCCTTACTGTTCCctagaaaggaaagagaaggagcaAACATAAGGCAGGCCTGTTTCTTACGCAGCCACCCCACCCTCCAGCCcagccacagcttttctgaggAGTCAAGAAATGTCCCAAGAGACAGAAGCTATCACAGCAAGTTTGTCTTGAATTCACAGCACTTCAGGAAGTCTGAAAACCAGCTAAAGATGACCACAAGCTGTATAACAAAGAGCTGAGTGCCTTGCAAGAGCCATTATCTCAAATAACACATCAAGATAACAGCtcctgcaacagcagcagctgggtgcCCCCAGTGTCAACCACTGCCCCAACCCCTGAGCAGCCTTTTGTATCAAATCTGCTTACCTGGCATACCTGAGTCCACCCAGGGTGTGGAAGCTGGTGGGGCTGAGGGTCCGGCAGGAGATGGTCCAGAGtaggggggaggaggaggtaaCACATTGCTGGAATTCATGTTGGGGAGTGGTGGGTAAATACCTGAAAAGAGATGACACCAGACTGATACTTTGGACTACAGTGACAAAAGAGAGGGACAGCAAGCTTCCAGGCCCAGCCCTGGGCAAGAGAGAAGATCAGTGAGGAAAGCTCAGTGAGGATGCAGGCAGCTGCAATTTTACATCTTGCCACGCCAGCAGGCAACAATTCTGTCAATAAGCAGCACAGTCTACATACTGCATTCCCACCTCCTGTTCAGCTGCAACTAGAGAGACACACAGGTGTAACCAAGACCATGACAGACTTTGCAAGGATAAGGACCCTTGATGGAGACAAAACTACAATAAACCTCACCACAGCATCAACATTTTTACAACTAATACTCAACAAACCCCACCACACATCATCACACCACTTCCATACCTGGATTCTGAGCATACGGATACCCCATGGGCTGGGGAGCAGGTCCATATGCATTCATTGGAGGTGGTGCATAAGGATAAGGACCGtttggaggtggtggaggaggagcaTAGCCCCCCGGTGCAGGTGCATATCCTCCTGGAGCAGGTGGGACAGGGGAATACCCTCCAGGTACAGGTGTGTATCCATAGCCAGggggctggagaggagctccaCTGGAAGCTAAAGAGCACATATTTATTAAGTCAGACATGTTTTTGCTGCAACTGACTGcatggaataaaaagaaaatagtccCATTCACGTAGACCAATGGCTCTAACTAGAATAAACTATTGTTTTAAATAAGTACCAATAGTTTTAAATTTTCCCTATCAGAATGGATTTTGTatctttctcctttcagaagttttaaacataaaattttttagttttttctttctgcaaaaaaattCCTCCATCTCACTTCACTATCAGAGAACTATTAGAGTTGAGGGAAAGTACGGGGATCAGTTTTTCCATCCTCATGTTTCAAttcccaacccccccccccctccaggAGATATCAGGCTCCATAGAAAAAGTAAGCCACCTCAGAAGCCAAACTCCAGCATGTTCTGATTGCATAAAGCATTAagtcaaaataaagaaaaaggatttgaaagaaaaatgaaagtcccctgtaaaaaaaaacaacaaaaaaaacaacaaacaaaaaaacattgatGTGGAAGATGTACAGTGCAaattctctctccctctccacACACTTCAGGAATGTGAAAAAGAGCACCTCCTCCTAACCAGCTCAGCCAGCCATAGGAGAACTACAGGCTCTGAAGATCTCTTACCACTAGAGGCAGCTTTGAACATCAGCTGTCCAAACTCAATGGCTCCTCCACTGTTGAAAGTCAGTTTAAACGTTCCCTGCCCTTCCCAGCCACCTAGGAGAGagaattaaaattgaaacaGATTATTGACCACCTCAGTAGCAGTCAAGACAGCAAAACAGTTAATGTtcaacttatttttattctttctcattttagaaatattttaaaaccacTGCTTTAAAGATTTCAGCCTAAGAAAGTGGGCTTATGACAATCCAGACAAACCAGTCACAAAGCATTGTTAGGAACAGCAATCAACAGCATAGGCCAGATGCCATCAAAATACACATAAACTAattccaagaa encodes:
- the WBP2NL gene encoding postacrosomal sheath WW domain-binding protein, with protein sequence MALNRHHSKEGGVVVPNAESILKQCKDVELSFSDVTGKPEAFKGTKKGMLYLTPYRMIFVSKGKDPMLSFMMPFYLVKGCSIEQPVFSANYIKGQIQAEAGGGWEGQGTFKLTFNSGGAIEFGQLMFKAASSASSGAPLQPPGYGYTPVPGGYSPVPPAPGGYAPAPGGYAPPPPPPNGPYPYAPPPMNAYGPAPQPMGYPYAQNPGIYPPLPNMNSSNVLPPPPPYSGPSPAGPSAPPASTPWVDSGMPGNSKAMEAASSAYYNPANPHNVYMPMDQPPPYAPPEDKKNN